In the genome of Candidatus Saccharimonadales bacterium, one region contains:
- a CDS encoding class I tRNA ligase family protein, whose product MKRYNPKEIEPKWQSVWRESGIYKTDMSRTNDKFYVIPMLPYPSGDLHIGHWYNFAPTDTVARFRRMLGQNVFTTVGFDAFGLPAENAAIKRGIQPAVWTYGNIATMTKQLEQIGASYDWGHSLATCKPDYYHWNQWLFLQLYERGLAYRAKRVVNWCPKDQTVLANEQVVGEENVCERCGTPVVQKELEQWFFKITNYADRLLDDLETVDWPAKVKTMQENWIGKSKGALIDFEVAKSDAHSSEKHKEEPKCGQSGTKAYRGESTGGSDAVIAESAGSVSGSAGKQDGTAMSVRVFTTRPDTIYGATYMVLAPEHPLVLKITSDECRERVENYIEETKRKTELERKEGEKHKTGSFTGAYAINPATKKKIPIWIADYVLASYGTGAIMAVPAHDERDWEFAKKFDLDIQPVVAPIVTDKDHPPRSDKENTQRNVAMCLVKHPKNDEIITLKWPKFGWRGLVTGGVEKGEDLIEAAEREITEETGYKNMKLVGRVPYPINSLFYAEHKDVNRDVFMNIMMFELTDLEQVATKKEAHEDFEAEWWPLNKISELWPVSELEYIIAWLKNGDQAYAGEGTMINSGKYDRMSSAEAREKIVADLEKEGIAKEQTNYKLRDWLISRQRYWGTPIPIIYCNDCGMQTVPEKDLPVILPEDVEFTPTGRNPLLDRPDFVGTTCPNCGKPAKRETDTMDTFVDSSWYFLRYLDNKNDKAAFDTELINKWMPMDHYIGGIEHAILHLLYARFVTKFLHDEHGLNFEEPFRKLTNQGLILGPDGQKMSKSKGNVINPDEQVTGYGADSLRLYLMFMGPYDQGGPYSLGGIAGTRRFLDRIWTLVGEFLEAPAEAKSNISETALMAATHRTIKKVTQDLEKLGFNTAIAAMMSLVNELYKQKAANGISQTPAWRQSLESLIQLLAPFAPHITEEMWLDMGHEESIHVSNWPLWDEKLAKEEMITLAVQINGKVRAQITVSADASEQEIVSEAREEAEEYLVGKEVKKIIYVPGRLVSLVV is encoded by the coding sequence ATGAAGCGATACAATCCCAAAGAGATTGAGCCAAAATGGCAGAGTGTTTGGCGCGAATCCGGCATTTATAAAACGGACATGAGTCGTACCAACGATAAGTTTTATGTAATTCCGATGTTGCCGTACCCGTCCGGCGATTTGCACATTGGCCATTGGTATAACTTTGCTCCAACAGATACAGTCGCGCGCTTTCGCCGCATGCTGGGGCAGAACGTTTTCACGACCGTTGGCTTTGATGCGTTTGGTTTGCCAGCCGAAAACGCGGCGATTAAACGCGGCATTCAACCGGCAGTCTGGACTTACGGCAATATCGCCACTATGACCAAGCAGCTGGAGCAAATTGGGGCCAGCTACGATTGGGGCCACAGCTTAGCCACTTGCAAGCCGGATTATTATCACTGGAATCAGTGGCTGTTTTTGCAACTTTATGAAAGGGGCTTAGCTTACCGCGCCAAAAGGGTAGTTAACTGGTGCCCCAAAGATCAGACGGTGTTAGCCAACGAGCAAGTTGTTGGCGAAGAGAACGTTTGCGAGCGCTGCGGCACGCCGGTTGTTCAAAAAGAACTAGAACAATGGTTCTTTAAGATCACCAACTATGCCGACCGCCTGCTGGACGATTTGGAAACTGTTGATTGGCCGGCCAAGGTCAAAACCATGCAGGAAAACTGGATTGGCAAAAGCAAAGGCGCCCTGATCGATTTTGAAGTGGCTAAATCTGATGCTCATAGCTCAGAAAAGCACAAGGAAGAGCCGAAGTGCGGACAAAGCGGTACAAAAGCGTACCGCGGAGAGAGCACTGGAGGATCTGACGCGGTGATTGCTGAGAGTGCCGGCAGTGTTTCCGGCTCTGCCGGAAAGCAGGACGGCACGGCTATGAGCGTCAGGGTTTTCACTACCAGGCCGGATACGATTTACGGTGCGACTTATATGGTCCTGGCGCCCGAACATCCGCTGGTGCTAAAAATCACCAGTGACGAATGCCGCGAGCGGGTTGAAAATTATATCGAAGAAACTAAGCGTAAAACCGAGCTGGAAAGAAAGGAAGGCGAAAAGCATAAAACAGGAAGCTTTACTGGTGCTTATGCCATCAACCCGGCAACCAAGAAAAAGATTCCGATCTGGATTGCTGATTATGTACTGGCGAGCTACGGTACCGGTGCAATTATGGCGGTACCGGCGCACGACGAACGCGACTGGGAATTTGCTAAAAAGTTCGACCTGGACATCCAGCCGGTTGTGGCGCCAATTGTGACCGACAAAGATCATCCGCCCAGGAGCGACAAAGAAAACACTCAGCGCAACGTGGCTATGTGTTTGGTTAAGCATCCTAAAAACGATGAGATCATTACTTTAAAATGGCCTAAGTTTGGCTGGCGCGGCTTGGTAACCGGCGGCGTAGAAAAAGGCGAAGATTTAATCGAAGCCGCCGAGCGCGAAATCACAGAAGAAACCGGCTATAAAAACATGAAGCTGGTCGGCCGCGTACCTTATCCGATTAATTCGCTGTTTTACGCCGAGCACAAAGACGTTAACCGTGATGTGTTTATGAACATCATGATGTTTGAACTGACCGACTTAGAACAAGTGGCTACCAAAAAAGAAGCTCACGAAGATTTTGAAGCTGAGTGGTGGCCATTAAATAAAATTAGCGAGCTATGGCCAGTGTCTGAGCTAGAGTATATTATCGCCTGGCTAAAAAACGGCGACCAAGCTTATGCTGGCGAAGGTACCATGATAAATTCCGGTAAATACGACCGCATGAGCTCGGCCGAAGCTCGGGAAAAAATCGTTGCCGATCTAGAAAAAGAAGGCATTGCCAAAGAGCAAACTAACTACAAGTTGCGCGATTGGCTGATTAGCCGCCAGCGCTACTGGGGCACGCCGATTCCAATAATTTACTGTAACGACTGCGGCATGCAGACAGTGCCGGAAAAAGACTTGCCGGTTATTTTGCCAGAAGATGTTGAATTCACGCCGACTGGACGCAATCCTTTGCTGGATAGACCAGACTTTGTTGGTACAACTTGTCCGAATTGCGGCAAACCAGCCAAGCGCGAGACCGACACCATGGATACTTTTGTCGATTCCAGCTGGTACTTCCTGCGCTATCTGGATAACAAAAATGATAAAGCGGCTTTTGATACAGAGCTAATTAACAAATGGATGCCGATGGACCACTACATTGGCGGTATCGAACACGCTATCTTGCACTTGCTATATGCCCGATTTGTCACTAAATTCTTGCACGATGAACATGGCCTAAATTTTGAAGAACCGTTCCGAAAATTAACCAATCAAGGTTTAATTTTGGGCCCTGACGGTCAAAAAATGAGCAAAAGCAAGGGTAACGTGATTAATCCGGACGAGCAGGTGACAGGTTACGGCGCCGACAGCCTACGGCTTTATTTAATGTTCATGGGTCCTTACGATCAAGGCGGGCCGTACTCTTTGGGTGGTATCGCCGGTACGCGCCGGTTCCTGGACCGCATTTGGACTTTGGTTGGCGAGTTTTTGGAAGCCCCAGCCGAAGCCAAATCTAATATTAGCGAGACGGCTTTAATGGCTGCTACCCACCGTACTATTAAAAAAGTTACCCAAGACTTAGAAAAGCTGGGCTTTAACACCGCGATTGCTGCCATGATGAGCCTGGTTAACGAGCTATATAAACAAAAAGCGGCTAATGGTATCAGCCAAACTCCTGCCTGGCGCCAAAGCTTAGAAAGTTTAATTCAGTTGCTGGCGCCATTCGCGCCGCATATCACCGAAGAAATGTGGCTCGACATGGGCCATGAAGAATCGATCCATGTATCTAATTGGCCACTGTGGGACGAGAAGCTAGCCAAAGAAGAAATGATAACCCTGGCTGTTCAAATCAACGGCAAAGTCCGGGCTCAAATTACAGTTTCGGCCGACGCTAGCGAACAAGAAATCGTATCCGAAGCCAGGGAAGAAGCCGAGGAATATCTTGTCGGAAAAGAAGTCAAAAAAATAATCTACGTCCCTGGCCGCCTAGTTAGCTTAGTAGTCTAG
- a CDS encoding NUDIX domain-containing protein: protein MDRPLEHHIQRSIIVRLSLAETLRFSDLKPASLENNHFMYHLNRLIKDGLVEKRDNLYALAPAGLTYVDLLSYKNRRPRHQPKLIAILVVQNKNGDYLLAQRHVQPYYGYAMLPSGKQHFGESPFEHAAREAKEKTGLAIKLAHRGYVNVKISKGDHIISHVAAHVFSGKLNDQGAIKQGDERFKLFWQPKNELDKVKLMPGTLEIIELVSKNQTTFFESLEYQLA from the coding sequence ATGGACCGCCCGCTTGAGCACCACATCCAGCGCAGCATTATTGTGAGGCTGTCTTTGGCTGAAACTTTGCGCTTTTCGGATTTGAAGCCGGCCAGCCTCGAAAATAACCATTTTATGTACCATTTAAACCGGCTGATAAAAGACGGCTTGGTCGAAAAACGCGATAATTTGTATGCTCTCGCACCGGCTGGTTTGACTTATGTAGATCTGCTTAGCTACAAAAACCGCCGGCCAAGACATCAGCCCAAATTAATCGCAATTTTGGTTGTTCAAAATAAAAACGGTGATTATCTGTTGGCCCAACGCCACGTCCAGCCTTATTACGGTTACGCGATGTTGCCAAGCGGCAAGCAGCATTTTGGCGAAAGCCCGTTTGAGCATGCTGCCCGTGAAGCGAAGGAAAAGACCGGTCTAGCCATCAAGCTCGCTCACCGTGGTTACGTGAATGTAAAAATATCTAAAGGTGACCATATAATCAGCCATGTTGCAGCGCATGTTTTTAGCGGCAAGCTCAACGATCAAGGTGCTATCAAGCAGGGCGACGAGCGGTTTAAGCTCTTCTGGCAGCCAAAAAACGAGCTTGATAAAGTCAAACTTATGCCCGGCACACTTGAAATTATCGAGCTGGTTAGCAAAAACCAAACAACATTTTTTGAATCTTTAGAATATCAGCTTGCTTGA